The following is a genomic window from Aphis gossypii isolate Hap1 chromosome X, ASM2018417v2, whole genome shotgun sequence.
ttttattttgcatgtttttgcatatttagtATGatcgtatttattgtatttaagccGATAATAACTAAACTGGTCAAAGTCTATAACTTGGTTTTTTCgtcaaacataaatttaatttttataaattatatatacaataatccTATGATACAATAAGCTATGTACGTTCGCCgatcatttttaagtattcgaaaatttaaaaaaatatgtggtcGTAGCATAATTCACATATTTCTACTattgagtaaaaattataaattttattgctaaaataataattaatgcattaaaataataaataaataatttattttgtaatcttaattataagtattatataacaatcagataattacttatgtatttcaataaataaatatattttttgtaattatatttttgtgtgtatatttaaaaaattaaaatgcatattttataaatttttattgcatacaaatcCTAGCCTTGCTGATAAGTATAGAACaagaacttaaaataaatgtgatgCTGTTAGTGTAATAGTGTTGTTgatgatttcaaaaataaggTAAATTTTACTAGGCAAATgactctataaaaatataagatattaaaacaatgattctaatataataataattaataatgtattattattataaaaaatatattgaaacttgttttttttttttttttataaataattattattatttattaacagtattttattatgattgtaaATCTCAACACTCAAcagaaattttaatcatttgacTTCCaagattgtattaaaaaattaattgtaagacCTAGCGAGTTAAAAAAAGGGGACATATGagtttaattttgtatgttaAGATTAATTTTGAGTTGATAagtctgtaatattattgaataattagatatttaggtGTGGGCCCCCACGGTTTACTGTGGTACATAGACTTCTTGCATATACCCTGAAAAAAAGTCTGGCTAcgcctatgtatttttatcaattattacttACGGATATTGGTGTTAGTATTCGCTATTCTTCTTCAGTAGTTCAGTATGCAgcacggactaagatataaGCTATAGCGAGTAGCGAGTAGCGACACTACGAATACGGATCatgggtaaatattataatattatgaatttattaataaatttacttattattttttataaataacccGTCTGGTGAGTAGCACGATAACGAATTTCTACAGAgaaatattaccatattattcttatttcatCGCACTCGTCACTCTTGCACTACGATGTACGAcaacaatagtcaataatattttattataattattatcatttagaaTAACTGAACATAATATCTCttgtttatttctatatataattacaacagAGTAACAGACTAGTCTGACTACAgacacagaatataatattgtattactgtctaattgatatttcataaataaagttttagaaataatgGATTCGAATGAGTTATACGGGTAGAGCCGAGTAATcctaaaaaatgatatatttattttcacatcAAGACTTAAAGGGGccccaaaaaatattacaagctCGGGGCCTGGGGCAAAATGGTCCCGTTGCCCTCCCTTTAGAACGGCCCTGGCTGCGTAAACAACACTATTATTGTTGACGGCGTGGTATGCGTTATATAACATGTTCTATTGTTAACGAAATGGCTTATCCCAGCCGGTCTTTCGTTCTATTGTGCTCTACACGCGCAAGTCAGTTTCTAGAATCGGTAATGAAACTCTGTCCAATACATTGATacccaaaataattaaaaatctatagcgATGTACACAATTATCATGGTAAATaccctattaatattttacctagcCCTGGTTTAATTTGTCTTCATCACCGCAAATGCTAAGACACTTGCCCCGTTGTCGACCGATGTACAATCAGCCTGTTCTAGTCTTCTATAGCGTTTACTTTGCCTTTGCTCTCTCCATGTTTTCACAGTCCTTACATAAcagtattatcaatttttctcagtgtaattttttccaagtgtttaaacactttattttCATCCGTTTTATCTTAAACATTTACATCATGTTTAATTACGATCAGTGTCAGTCAGTTTTTAACATGAAACATAATTTGGTGACACACCAAAAAACACACACCGGTATACGTTTCCCGTGCACTATTTGCCCAACgacatttaaatacaagtcAAATCTTAATAGACATCAAAAAAATCTTCATggtacgtatttatataatattatttttaataatttatattattaatttataattattttcccaAGGTATAATTAACGTTCAGGCTCACTTCAGACCATTGCCTGCTGTACCGATCATCGATCAGCAAACACGACCAAGCGTGATACAGTTCGCGCTTCCTACCACCACGCAGATTCAAATAGCGCCTCAAATTTTTGTACCGGATGTCCCGGCTGGCGGTTCGTACGTGTTAACTGAAGATGATATTTGTATGTTCGCAATGGATGCATATGAAATGCAAGACGCCGATACaggttagttttatttattagcgctgaatttattagatttttaaaagacCCACTGATTTTTCCTccgtagattattttttttttgagaaatatcgtaagatttaaaataaatttttaaaattacatgtcattaaattagttttattaaattataagtccgatagttatatttatcacttgtaataattttttaaataaatacatcagtagattttatttatcagaCGCGATgttaattagaaatttaatagattcaacattaaatttaacgcaataggtattaattagatcttttttttttcgttaaagaATCTTACACTACTGGTGAAAATGGTAAACGCGTTTCGACGGCCAATATCGTGTCGGCTGCTAGGGCGAAGAAGGCGCTTATGGATCTCGTTCAATCCCCCGGGTTTAATGAAATTTCGTCGTCCGAAAATAGGAAAATAGTTTGGTACTacgctaaaaatattaataatgaaataatttattctgacTTTCTCCGTCCACTTGTACCTGagctaataaatttattgaaaacgcATGTACAACACCAtgcgattaaatttaatttgaaacttgAGGCTACCTATAACCTGCCGAACGTACCAAATTCGTCGGAGAATAGAGCGTTCAAGACAATGGCGGTTGAAATTTTTTCTGACAGTGATATTAGAACGATTGTAGAAATAGCGTATATGAAGTTGATGAAAGAGCAAGATGAGTACAGCGGGAGAGGTAGCGGTTTTACTTTGGAGTCGATCGATGGGCTGTTGCTGgcggtatacaaatatactccGATTGGTGGATCATCGTATTCAGGactgtaagtataatttttacaacaaatttttcaaacttaatttttttattttataggtaacaACTTGTATGGATGGGCGATGTAACAGTACATGCCGTACGGTGGGTTCAACTGGGTCGAACCCAACTTGAATGGATTAGATGATTTAAACGATACCTCACCCATAAGACGGGTGTATGAGGTAGACGTGGCGTATCCTGAAAGTTTGCACGATCAACACAATGACTTACCTTTCCTACCGCAAAATAGTGTACCAAGTGGTTCGAAAGTGGGAAAATTGATGGTGACATTTAAGAGGAAgacaaattatgttatacactaTAGGAACCTACAGCAGGCTATTAAAAACGGTCTTATagttgaaaaagtaaaaaaataaaaatatatttgtaattattaagtttcatttaaaaacattttttcttatatttataggtacacagAGTTATTCAGTTCAATCAGTCGGATTGGTTGGCTGAGTACATTAATTTGAATACTGAAATGAGGAAAAAGGCGAAGAATGATTTTGAGAAAgacttttttaaacttatgaaCAATGCTATTTTcggtatttttaaacttttataaacttattaaactttttttcaaaaaaaaaaagattttttaaaatttttttttaatttttttttctagggaAGACTATGCAATCGAAAAGGAAGGAGATGAAGATGGAGTTGGTATCATGTGAGAGGAGGTTGCAGAAGTTGATTAACAAATGCACATTTAAACATTGTACTAATTATAATGAGAACCTTAACGCTGTTGCTTTAGAAaacaaattgattaaatttgataaacctatctatattggtaaatatacttttttaaattacatttttatcatttattaacacattattaatttataggatTTGTGGTGATAgacatttcaaaaactttaatatacaattaccattataatgtaatgaagaAATTCTACAGAGACAAAATTGAGCTGACacaggtaaatatatttaaaaaatactctcttgtaatagtatattaattattaacattatttttccagATTCACTAGTGTATCATATCAAGACACATGACTTTTATGCAGACTTGGCTGCTAACCCTAGCTTGTTGAACCGTATGGACACTGCCAACCTTCCCAGTGCCCATCCATGTTATGTGGCAGATAGGAAGAAGAGCCCAGGGTTCTTCTCTGATGAAGTTGATGGTAATGTGATTACTGAGTTTTGTGCCTTGAGGGCGAAATCGTATGCATTCAACCTTTATACAGGGGAGAACAATGTTGGAGGAGGAGAGAAGATCAAGGCGAAGGGTATCAGGTCTCGTGTGGTTAAGAATCACATGACGTTGGAAGACCATAGAAAGTGTTTGTTTGGAGAAGCTGGTGTGGAGGCTTACCAGGATTATGTTTCAATACGGTCATTCAAACATAATCTCATGACAatcaacacaaaaaaattgacataCAACAGTTACAATGACAAGAGGGTGGTGTTAGAAgacaaaataaacacattagcCCATGGTCATTATAGTATAGAGtaagttattacaatatatatttatatatattattttactaacattttCTCTTAATTTTACAGGAGAGATGAACCAGAGGACGATTAGTCCAAATTAGATGAAGAACAGAACTGAAACCTTCTACAttactttttttgattttatatattgtatatatattttattatatagtttgttatattatatttgagatagattattgtatataacctttgtatatttttttaaatgcaacacataaaattgaaattattgtaaatactgtGTATTATGAGATCTACGAGAATAAAGAtgcttaaaagtaaaaaaaaatgttgatctttaaaataaatttactacttAACATAAAACGTTAAACTGCGTAAATATGCTAtagataacaattatattgccAAAATTGgtcaaatatgcatttttcctataaaacggcaaaatatgcaaaaatatgcaattactATTTTTGTGTTTCAATCCGTTATgtcttaaaacaaatttgtatcTTACTTAGATTATTCTGCAGtcattattaaagaatatgCAAATGCAACAAGTCCCGAACCCtagttataattgtttttcaagtTTCTTCAAAATTGGTAAATTCTAATactagacaaaatattatctctTTAGGAAAAAATCGATACTCTATTAGCCAGAGCTATTTTTACAAGCGGAATACCACTATCTATTGTTGAACATAAATCTTGGAAACAATTATTCTATACTATTCGACCATCTTACAAATTGCCAAACCGAAAGGCTTTATCGACAACTTTGTTAGAAAaggaatttttattacaaaaatttaaagtagaaaataaaatagctgaGTCAAAATGTTTGAGTATCCAATGTGATGGTTGGTCTAATTTAAGACAAGAAGggattataaattttgttattactacTCCAGAGCCTTTCTTCGTGGACTTTATTGATACTGATGGGAAAAGGCACACTGCTGAGTATTTAGCTAGCCAAATAattacagtaataaataaatataatcctaAAAAGTTTGTAGCTTTCATTAGTGACAATGCTAGTAATATTGTTAAGGCTGCTgaaatagttcaaaataaatttgaacataTGTTAATGTTAACATGCGTTTTTcacactttaaatttattagttaaagacatatttaaatgtgatCAATTACAAACATTTGTACAAAAGTCGtctcaataataaaactataaaatatagccaGAGACTTTCACACAAAATTCTGAAAATttcaaaggaaaaaaatataaatgtatttgttcaATTGCCAGTGAAAACTCGATTTCAGAGTCACTTGATttgctataaaaatttatttaaactaaaacaagtattaaaattggTAGCAATTGATGAAGATgtagcaatattatttaaggatcacatttatactattttactggaatctttttggaaaaatgttGATTCAATGATACAACTAATAGAACCTATCGTCAATGCAATTACTCTTCTTGAAGGCGACAAACCCATTATTCATAAAGTTTATCCAacggttaaaaatttaaagttacgATTAATCGAAGTTGTTGAAAAGATAGATTTAGAAgatttaaacgataaaaaaacctttttaggtaatatatctaacagattaaaaaacatagttaAACCCGTTCATATTACagcacattttttaaatccaaaaaCACTTGGTAATGACTTAACTAATGAAGAACATATTGATGTTTctgaatttattaacaattttgcGATGAACAGTTATGATTTGAATGATGAAGATTGTCTTACtgagattatatattataaaaataaagaaggattataatcaaaaacttTTCTATGGAAAACAGTTTCTAAGTTGGAACCTTTAATATGATGGAAAAGTTTTAACTCAAGCTTGTCCAAGCTagctcaaaaaatattatcaataccaGTTTCTTCGGCTGCAACTGAGAGATCGTTTAGTTCTTTTGCAAATATACATTCTAAAAAACGAAATCGCTTTGTTAACTGAGCGTGCTGCGAAATTAACGTATATTTCACACAATTCGAAAACACTTGatcgaaataaaaatgacgAAGAAGATAATGATTCGGAAATAGAAGATTTTACACAAAATGAAACAACCCCATTTATTCTTCAACATGGAAATTCATCGCATCATCGTGAAAAAAGTTTCAACTTGAATTTTACTCAAGAAGAGAGTGATTTGGACTTTGAAAGCTCTGGAACAGAAATTGAGCAATTTTCTCTCCATGACACTGACACAAGTTTGGGATTTAGTTGCACTGACCACGATAGTGaccaagatttttaaaaagagtaaaaatactgtattgaaatatttggtataaattatattacattacaatttaagtttgtgaaattattcagtttaataaaaagttaaataatatcatgtagattattttatttttctagttatttaatttatacttataaaacagcatataaataaaatattttttaactatatattaatatagaatttgagtttttactattttaaaacttcataAGTAGTCAATAAGAAAGATAATTTTACGGAAATATTTGATGAATGGGTGAAGTTTCCTAGTACTCTGAATGAGCTGACTGAAATCCGCAATgggtaacttttaaattttctttcgaatatttttaataattgtttagtaagattttcaatattattaccgtTTTTATAGAGAAACTGGATTTCCAGGAGTTATAGGATGTATTGACTGCGCCCAAGTAGCGATTGTACCTCCTTCAaccagtttaaatttaaatgaaaatgaaaatccaGAGTACATTTATGTGAATCGTGAAGGATATCATTCCATAAATGTCCAATTGGTAATCTTTCAaacctaattttttaattataactatttattatcttttattattttagatattacatTTTGGAAATCAAGTATTAAGAAATTGTAggacagaaataaaaatattaaaattatatctatagtatacaacattaaatatgaataggtgtataatatattatataacttatatattcatgatttttaacatattatatttatacaaaaacgagcattttaagaaaaatatcaatgatacattataaaagtgatttaaaaaaaacttttactgAAAAAAGGGTATTTATAGacttccaaaataaaaaaggttcTAGTTGAAAAGTGATTTAATGGCAGccttataatgtattttatgttgcGAGGTGCAGTGTATATCTTATAGCTTGTTATGGGCTATGAGATATCTgtaagatatctacgagattacaaggctaagttagtatgaccatgcctcgtgtcaagggtaatgcggatgctactatgaccatgacacgtgtcgggatagtaagcgcaccaataattacagtgcactaatgacgcatttgagatgttattgcacattctcaaattcgtgtccgaatttgcaacaacaacaacaaggacacctggttttaCCCAGAAGGCGAAaacacgacgtaaacaagagacgcaccacgatatataagggagcccgaagaccagcaacggcagatgtaccaaagctatcaacaactgagcactttcacgtcactcagccacttatttgttacatgtattttgtttgtatgcaataaaacatattacgttattaagtttaactttcattcaaattaaccatttggattcaaatctgatactggcacgcaacaagcttaactaaataaataaatatttaaactcaaCTTTAGATTAGTGATTCAAAGTTAAGGATTTTAAATGTGAATGCACTATTTCCTGGCAGCACCCACGATACACATATCGCACCCCGGCGACTATAATGACACAAGTCAAAAATTTGgcttttttagataataacatcatacaaattattttttttcgtttcatATACTGTTAAAACGACACAACTCTAAACAGTATTTATCTATGTGTTTTGATGACTTGTGTcgctatagaatatattaaaccaaactaaaatttttcataaaaactacATAACTCCAATATCAACCATATAATAcctgctatttttattttagattaggaattacataatatta
Proteins encoded in this region:
- the LOC126552179 gene encoding uncharacterized protein LOC126552179 — its product is MDTANLPSAHPCYVADRKKSPGFFSDEVDGNVITEFCALRAKSYAFNLYTGENNVGGGEKIKAKGIRSRVVKNHMTLEDHRKCLFGEAGVEAYQDYVSIRSFKHNLMTINTKKLTYNSYNDKRVVLEDKINTLAHGHYSIE